A single window of Colletes latitarsis isolate SP2378_abdomen chromosome 6, iyColLati1, whole genome shotgun sequence DNA harbors:
- the LOC143342453 gene encoding protein nervous wreck-like isoform X3, whose translation MQPPPRKGNYAKFLKNVHAEQAAKLQAKNQHECDLLEDIRNFTIKKSAIEKSYSEALLKISSAYLNKKIPNIPDLKVDGGGEKWNMWNVWRTVLEENEKLARARLAAVEVFQQQIADDAKSLKFHKLQISKKAIDQLMIVQKELQTCVQDVDKTKKLYFDEEHSAHDVRDKAKDIEEKLKKKKGSFFQSITSLQKNSAKVSSKRDALEEKSTGARNDYLLSLAAANAHQNRYFVVDLQNTMQYLEQGVYDKVTEYLTLMGRTELLTCLATQNSFTKIRDQAQQLTRDYNIQCCCLYYPVLKQHIQYEFEPCDHDPVDRITADHAAAATLGKEARRWSTRIAREISSIRENNRKLQVLVQLKESGQKTDPNDPQGPDLDTKIDELKHAIRRAETAKLKAESRIECLRNGGVNVDEWLQEVETLSVQEMMRSASSLSVRTDASGTAEFNVSVVQEHPSSDSFYDSDGDGGSDLTTVERPGSARNTPQQEEETTEERQRHDSEEVDALLEQEKQRIEQLTVGWDDPTAVDWDNEEKDEQAEVHETTEQPSTQQPIYKGTALYSYTAQNPDELSIVESEQLEVVGEGDGDGWLRARNYRGEEGFVPQNYLDVEGEPEMISGLTSQGPGLVQQISFTSMDYTIDDHDAVDPDANLQQPAPDAIVQNHIGETELYCIALYDYDATCEGELSFFEGDIVKVLKKEPHDVDDGWWEGELRDQRGLFPSLIVDLCAADGSPLTPQENVTPPSSAPPVFTPPEVPEFLLEEELAQSLMNETQDEKPSDINAEQQQQQQQQQDGFIINLSKDQRSQYGSQFEGDKEPEGPGIVVVEVSDESGTKADDEKSKQSQSLNSNQSNDDFGLGVAQIVITAATPMEDIEHPFPGLEEATDDPVKSTESSEGDLPSSATTTDMNESDCKEATVIMDEKEEQEVTEAAEDIEEKSTVDDLPTDSAPFPVSSSSGSEADSTSGPSTGDNSQSIPSRGTVVEVQETETEDIEIVPEKMMVVGGRD comes from the exons GGAAATTACGCAAAATTTCTGAAGAATGTGCACGCGGAGCAGGCGGCAAAGTTGCAAGCGAAAAATCAGCACGAGTGCGACCTTCTGGAGGACATTCG cAACTTTACAATCAAAAAATCTGCGATCGAAAAATCCTATTCCGAG GCGCTCCTCAAAATATCTTCTGCCTACTTgaataaaaaaataccaaataTCCCGGACCTCAAAGTCGACGGCGGCGGAGAAAAATG gAACATGTGGAATGTTTGGCGAACCGTGCTGGAGGAAAATGAAAAGCTCGCTAGAGCGCGGTTAGCAGCGGTGGAGGTCTTTCAACAGCAAATCGCCGACGACGCGAAGAGTTTAAAGTTTCACAAACTTCAAATTTCTAAGAAG GCAATCGACCAATTAATGATAGTACAAAAAGAATTGCAAACGTGCGTGCAGGACGTAGACAAAACCAAGAAATTATACTTCGACGAAGAGCATAGCGCACACGATGTACGAGATAAGGCAAAGGATATCGAAGAAAA GctaaagaaaaagaaaggatCCTTTTTTCAATCGATAACGTCGCTGCAAAAAAACAGCGCAAAG GTGAGCTCGAAACGCGACGCTTTGGAAGAGAAATCAACCGGTGCTCGAAACGATTATTTACTCAGTCTCGCCGCTGCGAATGCCCATCAAAATAGATATTTTGTAGTCGATTTACAAAACACCATGCAG TATTTGGAACAAGGAGTTTACGATAAGGTGACAGAATATTTAACACTGATGGGTCGTACAGAATTGTTGACCTGTTTGGCAACGCAAAACAGCTTTACCAAAATTCGCGACCAAGCGCAACAA CTCACCAGAGATTACAATATACAATGTTGCTGTTTGTATTACCCGGTATTGAAGCAACATATACAATACGAATTTGAACCTTGCGACCACGATCCAGTGGACAG GATAACGGCCGATCATGCAGCCGCAGCCACGCTCGGAAAGGAAGCTCGTCGCTGGTCGACGAGAATAGCGCGCGAAATAAGCAGCATCCGAGAAAATAATAGGAAACTGCAGGTTCTTGTGCAGCTCAAGGAGTCTGGACAAAAG ACTGATCCGAACGATCCACAAGGCCCAGATTTAGACACGAAAATCGACGAACTGAAACACGCGATACGACGGGCGGAG ACAGCAAAACTAAAGGCAGAATCAAGAATAGAATGCCTTCGAAACGGCGGAG TAAATGTTGACGAATGGCTCCAAGAGGTCGAAACATTGAGCGTGCAGGAAATGATGCGTTCGGCCAGTTCCCTGTCCGTCAGAACCGACGCGTCTGGAACAGCG GAATTTAACGTTTCCGTCGTGCAGGAACATCCATCTTCGGATTCGTTCTACGACAGCGACGGAGATGGCGGAAGCGATTTGACGACCGTCGAGCGACCAGGTAGCGCGCGAAACACTCCGCAACAAGAAGAGGAAACAACCGAGGAAAGACAAAGGCACGACAGCGAAGAAGTCGATG CTTTACTGGAACAAGAGAAACAGCGAATAGAACAGCTTACCGTCGGTTGGGACGATCCAACAGCGGTAGATTGGGACAACGAGGAAAAAGATGAACAAGCCGAAGTCCACGAAACAACCGAGCAGCCCTCTACGCAGCAGCCTATATACAAAGGCACAGCGCTTTATTCGTACACG GCACAAAATCCAGATGAATTGTCGATCGTCGAGAGCGAGCAGCTCGAAGTTGTCGGCGAAGGTGACGGTGACGGTTGGCTCCGAGCACGAAATTACCGTGGCGAGGAAGGTTTCGTTCCACAAAATTATCTCGACGTCGAGGGAGAACCTGAAATGATATCTGGTCTCACTTCTCAAGGTCCAGGACTCGTGCAACAAATATCTTTTACCTCTATGGATTATACGATTGATGATCACGATGCGGTAGATCCTGACGCTAATCTGCAACAACCTGCTCCAGACGCTATTGTACAAAATCACATAGGAG AAACGGAACTATATTGCATTGCGCTTTATGATTACGACGCCACGTGTGAGGGAGAACTTAGCTTCTTCGAAGGTGATATCGTGAAAGTTCTGAAAAAAGAACCACACGACGTCGATGACGGTTGGTGGGAGGGTGAATTACGCGATCAACGAGGATTATTCCCTTCTTTGATCGTGGACCTGTGCGCTGCCGATGGTTCGCCTTTGACCCCACAG GAAAACGTGACGCCACCAAGCTCTGCGCCACCCGTATTTACACCTCCCGAGGTTCCAGAATTCTTATTAGAAGAAGAACTGGCGCAAAGTCTAATGAATG AAACGCAAGATGAAAAACCTAGTGACATAAATGctgaacaacaacaacaacaacaacaacaacaagatGGATTTATAATAAATCTCTCCAAGGACCAAAGAAGTCAGTACGGCTCGCAGTTCGAAGGAGATAAAGAGCCTGAAGGACCTGGTATAGTAG TTGTAGAAGTATCGGATGAATCGGGAACCAAG GCAGATGATGAAAAATCAAAACAGTCGCAATCCTTAAACAGCAACCAGTCTAACGATGATTTCGGACTCGGTGTTGCCCAAATAGTGATCACCGCGGCGACGCCGATGGAAGATATCGAACATCCGTTTCCGGGATTAGAGGAGGCCACCGATGACCCGGTGAAATCCACGGAAAGCTCCGAGGGTGATTTACCGTCGAGCGCAACAACTACCGATATGAATGAAAGCGATTGCAAAGAGGCAACGGTAATAATGGATGAAAAAGAAGAGCAAGAAGTCACGGAAGCAGCGGAAGACATCGAAGAGAAATCAACGGTCGATGATCTACCAACGGATTCGGCGCCATTCCCAGTTAGTAGCAGTTCCGGTAGCGAGGCGGATTCAACGTCCGGGCCGAGTACAGGAGATAATTCTCAATCGATACCGTCTCGCGGAACCGTAGTAGAGGTACAGGAAACGGAAACAGAGGACATCGAGATTGTTCCCGAAAAGATGATGGTCGTAGGAGGAAGG GATTGA
- the LOC143342453 gene encoding protein nervous wreck-like isoform X5: MQPPPRKGNYAKFLKNVHAEQAAKLQAKNQHECDLLEDIRNFTIKKSAIEKSYSEALLKISSAYLNKKIPNIPDLKVDGGGEKWNMWNVWRTVLEENEKLARARLAAVEVFQQQIADDAKSLKFHKLQISKKAIDQLMIVQKELQTCVQDVDKTKKLYFDEEHSAHDVRDKAKDIEEKLKKKKGSFFQSITSLQKNSAKVSSKRDALEEKSTGARNDYLLSLAAANAHQNRYFVVDLQNTMQYLEQGVYDKVTEYLTLMGRTELLTCLATQNSFTKIRDQAQQLTRDYNIQCCCLYYPVLKQHIQYEFEPCDHDPVDRITADHAAAATLGKEARRWSTRIAREISSIRENNRKLQVLVQLKESGQKTDPNDPQGPDLDTKIDELKHAIRRAETAKLKAESRIECLRNGGVNVDEWLQEVETLSVQEMMRSASSLSVRTDASGTAEFNVSVVQEHPSSDSFYDSDGDGGSDLTTVERPGSARNTPQQEEETTEERQRHDSEEVDALLEQEKQRIEQLTVGWDDPTAVDWDNEEKDEQAEVHETTEQPSTQQPIYKGTALYSYTAQNPDELSIVESEQLEVVGEGDGDGWLRARNYRGEEGFVPQNYLDVEGEPEMISGLTSQGPGLVQQISFTSMDYTIDDHDAVDPDANLQQPAPDAIVQNHIGETELYCIALYDYDATCEGELSFFEGDIVKVLKKEPHDVDDGWWEGELRDQRGLFPSLIVDLCAADGSPLTPQENVTPPSSAPPVFTPPEVPEFLLEEELAQSLMNETQDEKPSDINAEQQQQQQQQQDGFIINLSKDQRSQYGSQFEGDKEPEGPGIVGR, encoded by the exons GGAAATTACGCAAAATTTCTGAAGAATGTGCACGCGGAGCAGGCGGCAAAGTTGCAAGCGAAAAATCAGCACGAGTGCGACCTTCTGGAGGACATTCG cAACTTTACAATCAAAAAATCTGCGATCGAAAAATCCTATTCCGAG GCGCTCCTCAAAATATCTTCTGCCTACTTgaataaaaaaataccaaataTCCCGGACCTCAAAGTCGACGGCGGCGGAGAAAAATG gAACATGTGGAATGTTTGGCGAACCGTGCTGGAGGAAAATGAAAAGCTCGCTAGAGCGCGGTTAGCAGCGGTGGAGGTCTTTCAACAGCAAATCGCCGACGACGCGAAGAGTTTAAAGTTTCACAAACTTCAAATTTCTAAGAAG GCAATCGACCAATTAATGATAGTACAAAAAGAATTGCAAACGTGCGTGCAGGACGTAGACAAAACCAAGAAATTATACTTCGACGAAGAGCATAGCGCACACGATGTACGAGATAAGGCAAAGGATATCGAAGAAAA GctaaagaaaaagaaaggatCCTTTTTTCAATCGATAACGTCGCTGCAAAAAAACAGCGCAAAG GTGAGCTCGAAACGCGACGCTTTGGAAGAGAAATCAACCGGTGCTCGAAACGATTATTTACTCAGTCTCGCCGCTGCGAATGCCCATCAAAATAGATATTTTGTAGTCGATTTACAAAACACCATGCAG TATTTGGAACAAGGAGTTTACGATAAGGTGACAGAATATTTAACACTGATGGGTCGTACAGAATTGTTGACCTGTTTGGCAACGCAAAACAGCTTTACCAAAATTCGCGACCAAGCGCAACAA CTCACCAGAGATTACAATATACAATGTTGCTGTTTGTATTACCCGGTATTGAAGCAACATATACAATACGAATTTGAACCTTGCGACCACGATCCAGTGGACAG GATAACGGCCGATCATGCAGCCGCAGCCACGCTCGGAAAGGAAGCTCGTCGCTGGTCGACGAGAATAGCGCGCGAAATAAGCAGCATCCGAGAAAATAATAGGAAACTGCAGGTTCTTGTGCAGCTCAAGGAGTCTGGACAAAAG ACTGATCCGAACGATCCACAAGGCCCAGATTTAGACACGAAAATCGACGAACTGAAACACGCGATACGACGGGCGGAG ACAGCAAAACTAAAGGCAGAATCAAGAATAGAATGCCTTCGAAACGGCGGAG TAAATGTTGACGAATGGCTCCAAGAGGTCGAAACATTGAGCGTGCAGGAAATGATGCGTTCGGCCAGTTCCCTGTCCGTCAGAACCGACGCGTCTGGAACAGCG GAATTTAACGTTTCCGTCGTGCAGGAACATCCATCTTCGGATTCGTTCTACGACAGCGACGGAGATGGCGGAAGCGATTTGACGACCGTCGAGCGACCAGGTAGCGCGCGAAACACTCCGCAACAAGAAGAGGAAACAACCGAGGAAAGACAAAGGCACGACAGCGAAGAAGTCGATG CTTTACTGGAACAAGAGAAACAGCGAATAGAACAGCTTACCGTCGGTTGGGACGATCCAACAGCGGTAGATTGGGACAACGAGGAAAAAGATGAACAAGCCGAAGTCCACGAAACAACCGAGCAGCCCTCTACGCAGCAGCCTATATACAAAGGCACAGCGCTTTATTCGTACACG GCACAAAATCCAGATGAATTGTCGATCGTCGAGAGCGAGCAGCTCGAAGTTGTCGGCGAAGGTGACGGTGACGGTTGGCTCCGAGCACGAAATTACCGTGGCGAGGAAGGTTTCGTTCCACAAAATTATCTCGACGTCGAGGGAGAACCTGAAATGATATCTGGTCTCACTTCTCAAGGTCCAGGACTCGTGCAACAAATATCTTTTACCTCTATGGATTATACGATTGATGATCACGATGCGGTAGATCCTGACGCTAATCTGCAACAACCTGCTCCAGACGCTATTGTACAAAATCACATAGGAG AAACGGAACTATATTGCATTGCGCTTTATGATTACGACGCCACGTGTGAGGGAGAACTTAGCTTCTTCGAAGGTGATATCGTGAAAGTTCTGAAAAAAGAACCACACGACGTCGATGACGGTTGGTGGGAGGGTGAATTACGCGATCAACGAGGATTATTCCCTTCTTTGATCGTGGACCTGTGCGCTGCCGATGGTTCGCCTTTGACCCCACAG GAAAACGTGACGCCACCAAGCTCTGCGCCACCCGTATTTACACCTCCCGAGGTTCCAGAATTCTTATTAGAAGAAGAACTGGCGCAAAGTCTAATGAATG AAACGCAAGATGAAAAACCTAGTGACATAAATGctgaacaacaacaacaacaacaacaacaacaagatGGATTTATAATAAATCTCTCCAAGGACCAAAGAAGTCAGTACGGCTCGCAGTTCGAAGGAGATAAAGAGCCTGAAGGACCTGGTATAGTAG GCAGATGA
- the LOC143342453 gene encoding protein nervous wreck-like isoform X1, translating to MQPPPRKGNYAKFLKNVHAEQAAKLQAKNQHECDLLEDIRNFTIKKSAIEKSYSEALLKISSAYLNKKIPNIPDLKVDGGGEKWNMWNVWRTVLEENEKLARARLAAVEVFQQQIADDAKSLKFHKLQISKKAIDQLMIVQKELQTCVQDVDKTKKLYFDEEHSAHDVRDKAKDIEEKLKKKKGSFFQSITSLQKNSAKVSSKRDALEEKSTGARNDYLLSLAAANAHQNRYFVVDLQNTMQYLEQGVYDKVTEYLTLMGRTELLTCLATQNSFTKIRDQAQQLTRDYNIQCCCLYYPVLKQHIQYEFEPCDHDPVDRITADHAAAATLGKEARRWSTRIAREISSIRENNRKLQVLVQLKESGQKTDPNDPQGPDLDTKIDELKHAIRRAETAKLKAESRIECLRNGGVNVDEWLQEVETLSVQEMMRSASSLSVRTDASGTAEFNVSVVQEHPSSDSFYDSDGDGGSDLTTVERPGSARNTPQQEEETTEERQRHDSEEVDALLEQEKQRIEQLTVGWDDPTAVDWDNEEKDEQAEVHETTEQPSTQQPIYKGTALYSYTAQNPDELSIVESEQLEVVGEGDGDGWLRARNYRGEEGFVPQNYLDVEGEPEMISGLTSQGPGLVQQISFTSMDYTIDDHDAVDPDANLQQPAPDAIVQNHIGETELYCIALYDYDATCEGELSFFEGDIVKVLKKEPHDVDDGWWEGELRDQRGLFPSLIVDLCAADGSPLTPQENVTPPSSAPPVFTPPEVPEFLLEEELAQSLMNETQDEKPSDINAEQQQQQQQQQDGFIINLSKDQRSQYGSQFEGDKEPEGPGIVVVEVSDESGTKADDEKSKQSQSLNSNQSNDDFGLGVAQIVITAATPMEDIEHPFPGLEEATDDPVKSTESSEGDLPSSATTTDMNESDCKEATVIMDEKEEQEVTEAAEDIEEKSTVDDLPTDSAPFPVSSSSGSEADSTSGPSTGDNSQSIPSRGTVVEVQETETEDIEIVPEKMMVVGGRASIPDELQPDQLEKLQNLKESNA from the exons GGAAATTACGCAAAATTTCTGAAGAATGTGCACGCGGAGCAGGCGGCAAAGTTGCAAGCGAAAAATCAGCACGAGTGCGACCTTCTGGAGGACATTCG cAACTTTACAATCAAAAAATCTGCGATCGAAAAATCCTATTCCGAG GCGCTCCTCAAAATATCTTCTGCCTACTTgaataaaaaaataccaaataTCCCGGACCTCAAAGTCGACGGCGGCGGAGAAAAATG gAACATGTGGAATGTTTGGCGAACCGTGCTGGAGGAAAATGAAAAGCTCGCTAGAGCGCGGTTAGCAGCGGTGGAGGTCTTTCAACAGCAAATCGCCGACGACGCGAAGAGTTTAAAGTTTCACAAACTTCAAATTTCTAAGAAG GCAATCGACCAATTAATGATAGTACAAAAAGAATTGCAAACGTGCGTGCAGGACGTAGACAAAACCAAGAAATTATACTTCGACGAAGAGCATAGCGCACACGATGTACGAGATAAGGCAAAGGATATCGAAGAAAA GctaaagaaaaagaaaggatCCTTTTTTCAATCGATAACGTCGCTGCAAAAAAACAGCGCAAAG GTGAGCTCGAAACGCGACGCTTTGGAAGAGAAATCAACCGGTGCTCGAAACGATTATTTACTCAGTCTCGCCGCTGCGAATGCCCATCAAAATAGATATTTTGTAGTCGATTTACAAAACACCATGCAG TATTTGGAACAAGGAGTTTACGATAAGGTGACAGAATATTTAACACTGATGGGTCGTACAGAATTGTTGACCTGTTTGGCAACGCAAAACAGCTTTACCAAAATTCGCGACCAAGCGCAACAA CTCACCAGAGATTACAATATACAATGTTGCTGTTTGTATTACCCGGTATTGAAGCAACATATACAATACGAATTTGAACCTTGCGACCACGATCCAGTGGACAG GATAACGGCCGATCATGCAGCCGCAGCCACGCTCGGAAAGGAAGCTCGTCGCTGGTCGACGAGAATAGCGCGCGAAATAAGCAGCATCCGAGAAAATAATAGGAAACTGCAGGTTCTTGTGCAGCTCAAGGAGTCTGGACAAAAG ACTGATCCGAACGATCCACAAGGCCCAGATTTAGACACGAAAATCGACGAACTGAAACACGCGATACGACGGGCGGAG ACAGCAAAACTAAAGGCAGAATCAAGAATAGAATGCCTTCGAAACGGCGGAG TAAATGTTGACGAATGGCTCCAAGAGGTCGAAACATTGAGCGTGCAGGAAATGATGCGTTCGGCCAGTTCCCTGTCCGTCAGAACCGACGCGTCTGGAACAGCG GAATTTAACGTTTCCGTCGTGCAGGAACATCCATCTTCGGATTCGTTCTACGACAGCGACGGAGATGGCGGAAGCGATTTGACGACCGTCGAGCGACCAGGTAGCGCGCGAAACACTCCGCAACAAGAAGAGGAAACAACCGAGGAAAGACAAAGGCACGACAGCGAAGAAGTCGATG CTTTACTGGAACAAGAGAAACAGCGAATAGAACAGCTTACCGTCGGTTGGGACGATCCAACAGCGGTAGATTGGGACAACGAGGAAAAAGATGAACAAGCCGAAGTCCACGAAACAACCGAGCAGCCCTCTACGCAGCAGCCTATATACAAAGGCACAGCGCTTTATTCGTACACG GCACAAAATCCAGATGAATTGTCGATCGTCGAGAGCGAGCAGCTCGAAGTTGTCGGCGAAGGTGACGGTGACGGTTGGCTCCGAGCACGAAATTACCGTGGCGAGGAAGGTTTCGTTCCACAAAATTATCTCGACGTCGAGGGAGAACCTGAAATGATATCTGGTCTCACTTCTCAAGGTCCAGGACTCGTGCAACAAATATCTTTTACCTCTATGGATTATACGATTGATGATCACGATGCGGTAGATCCTGACGCTAATCTGCAACAACCTGCTCCAGACGCTATTGTACAAAATCACATAGGAG AAACGGAACTATATTGCATTGCGCTTTATGATTACGACGCCACGTGTGAGGGAGAACTTAGCTTCTTCGAAGGTGATATCGTGAAAGTTCTGAAAAAAGAACCACACGACGTCGATGACGGTTGGTGGGAGGGTGAATTACGCGATCAACGAGGATTATTCCCTTCTTTGATCGTGGACCTGTGCGCTGCCGATGGTTCGCCTTTGACCCCACAG GAAAACGTGACGCCACCAAGCTCTGCGCCACCCGTATTTACACCTCCCGAGGTTCCAGAATTCTTATTAGAAGAAGAACTGGCGCAAAGTCTAATGAATG AAACGCAAGATGAAAAACCTAGTGACATAAATGctgaacaacaacaacaacaacaacaacaacaagatGGATTTATAATAAATCTCTCCAAGGACCAAAGAAGTCAGTACGGCTCGCAGTTCGAAGGAGATAAAGAGCCTGAAGGACCTGGTATAGTAG TTGTAGAAGTATCGGATGAATCGGGAACCAAG GCAGATGATGAAAAATCAAAACAGTCGCAATCCTTAAACAGCAACCAGTCTAACGATGATTTCGGACTCGGTGTTGCCCAAATAGTGATCACCGCGGCGACGCCGATGGAAGATATCGAACATCCGTTTCCGGGATTAGAGGAGGCCACCGATGACCCGGTGAAATCCACGGAAAGCTCCGAGGGTGATTTACCGTCGAGCGCAACAACTACCGATATGAATGAAAGCGATTGCAAAGAGGCAACGGTAATAATGGATGAAAAAGAAGAGCAAGAAGTCACGGAAGCAGCGGAAGACATCGAAGAGAAATCAACGGTCGATGATCTACCAACGGATTCGGCGCCATTCCCAGTTAGTAGCAGTTCCGGTAGCGAGGCGGATTCAACGTCCGGGCCGAGTACAGGAGATAATTCTCAATCGATACCGTCTCGCGGAACCGTAGTAGAGGTACAGGAAACGGAAACAGAGGACATCGAGATTGTTCCCGAAAAGATGATGGTCGTAGGAGGAAGGGCAAGTATTCCAGATGAGTTACAACCCGACCAGCTAGAGAAGCTACAAAATCTGAAAGAATCGAATGCCTAG